One Setaria italica strain Yugu1 chromosome II, Setaria_italica_v2.0, whole genome shotgun sequence DNA segment encodes these proteins:
- the LOC101770239 gene encoding protein CUP-SHAPED COTYLEDON 1 encodes MQQPDGNLELPPGFRFHPSDEEIITFYLTPKVLQRSFTCVAIGEVNLNRTEPWELPVKAKMGREKEWYFFYQKDRKYPTGMRANRATEAGYWKATGKDKEIYGTKVGVPLPVLIGMKKTLVFYKGRAPRGEKTNWVMHEFRLQHSSKLPCPTSSSNSDATMESPLLSKDDWVVCRVFHKNTGIKKASVPTPSLYDMAMTSGGMEQSSITMPMPMQFPIPPAFTMDPVASYYSTAGASSSSVPPLMPPMAGMGSAGLQMNDTLFGDPMAHLPPMSFYHQMGVGALGAASFMATPPSLPMVSQKDVGLNNPDHVNTVELSSTVSTAPESMATMDDVDGLWKQVLKK; translated from the exons ATGCAGCAACCTGACGGCAACCTTGAGCTACCTCCAGGGTTCCGGTTCCACCCTAGTGACGAGGAGATCATCACCTTCTATCTCACTCCCAAGGTGCTACAGAGGAGCTTCACATGCGTCGCCATTGGAGAGGTCAACCTCAATAGAACCGAGCCATGGGAACTCCCGG TAAAGGCGAAGATGGGAAGAGAAAAGGAATGGTACTTCTTTTATCAGAAGGACCGCAAGTACCCGACAGGGATGAGGGCAAATCGGGCCACAGAGGCGGGCTATTGGAAGGCCACCGGTAAGGATAAGGAGATATACGGGACCAAAGTAGGTGTACCACTACCGGTGCTCATTGGCATGAAGAAGACACTTGTCTTCTACAAGGGACGAGCTCCTAGGGGCGAAAAAACCAACTGGGTCATGCACGAGTTTAGGCTCCAACATAGCAGCAAGCTCCCCTGCCCCACATCAAGCTCAAACTCCGATGCCACCATGGAATCTCCGCTTCTTTCCAAG GATGATTGGGTGGTCTGTCGTGTGTTCCACAAGAACACAGGGATCAAGAAGGCATCTGTGCCTACGCCATCATTGTACGACATGGCTATGACTAGTGGTGGGATGGAACAAAGTAGCATCACCATGCCCATGCCGATGCAATTTCCCATCCCACCGGCATTCACCATGGACCCTGTAGCATCGTACTACTCCACCGCTGGAGCGAGCTCCTCATCGGTGCCACCACTGATGCCACCTATGGCAGGCATGGGCAGTGCTGGGCTTCAAATGAATGACACGTTGTTTGGGGACCCGATGGCCCATCTGCCGCCAATGTCCTTCTACCATCAGATGGGCGTGGGAGCATTAGGTGCTGCCAGCTTCATGGCTACACCGCCTTCGCTACCAATGGTGTCACAGAAGGACGTTGGGCTGAACAACCCCGACCATGTCAACACCGTTGAGTTATCATCGACGGTGTCCACAGCACCGGAATCCATGGCAACCATGGATGATGTGGATGGCCTTTGGAAGCAGGTACTAAAGAAGTGA